One Aegilops tauschii subsp. strangulata cultivar AL8/78 chromosome 2, Aet v6.0, whole genome shotgun sequence genomic window, ACACACTATTTGTCCGCAAACTGGTCCAGACTCGTCCACAGACACAGATATGGCAGCCAGCCATCCACCGTGTCCCCACGTGCCCCATTTTTATTAAGTCCTCAGCActcaaaataatatacaaaataACACAATTCATCCATAAATAGCATGCAAACACCCCTAATACAATAATAGTGCAAATATAAAGATTACATCTGAGATAACCaaatgtttaacttgttttttgTATTCATCGATACTTGAGTCAGAATCTGCACATGTCGTCCCATGCACTGTGCTTTGTCGTCCCACACACTGTGTTCCTTGAGCTTCATCCAATGAACGTAAATGACCTGCTCTCAGTTCTGTAGTACATTACAGTAGCACATCTGAGCTACACAACGTGATGGTTATCAAGTTACAACATTGAGTGAAGCAATGAATTGACTAACATGTAAAGCAACAAGAAGCAAAATCTACGATCTCTATAGTTGACGAGCCCTAATGCCACCTTCTCTCCACTTGTGCAATCGCATCGTAGAACTTCATGATGGAATTGAGATGGTGTACCACCAATTGCCTAGCGACTTCACATTGCATTCATGAATCACGTGCAAGTCATAGGGTGTGAAGTCATTTTGCTCCTGAAATGAAGCATGCACGTTTTGCCGAAAGGTCGAGCCCCCTTGCATCATGCCTACAAAGTCCGTAGGTACGAACTTTGATACATCGGACAACGACTCATCCTCCATCACCGAGTACCCGCCATTGTGCTTACTCTAGAAACAACAAGAAGGTAAAAAAACTCAATGCATTTGACCGAACACGTGTCGGGCGTCGTGTTCGACATGAACGACGTCAGCAGGGGGCAGAGGGTCCCTGACTATGAACAAATTCTGAGTGGATGGCACCGCAGTCCAAGGTGGGCAAGAGCGTGGGTGGGGGTCGCGGACGTCCGACAATGCCTGGGCGTTGGCCTTAGAATTGCAATGATTGCGTCGAACGGACAGGGCGTGGATGTAAAGCAAGAGGGAGAAGGGACAGAGTGAAAGAAAAGTGATCCGGGTGGGGGATTTGAGTTGGTCGAGGGTGTCGGAGTCCTATGTTGCGGAGGTCCGGATACCCGCAAAACTCCCTCATTATGCGGGAATTCAGACAAGCGGATGTGTCCGCAGATAAATAAGGGTTCACATTTTGGCAAACTACGTTCTGACAGTTCGCTCCGGACGTTTTTTTTggaaaggaggatgacccccggcctctgcatctgagatatgcatgcggccattttattaattattctcgaggaccttacaaagtagaacaacaatatacctgaatccgccatcttggcaacatctgccgctacttctatccaaatgatgaaggggtgcaagctgggccacatacccagacctctcacctaagcctaacatctaaagccggaggcccCGACCGAGCCATCTGCCAGGTCCGGGGCTCAAACCGGTCCGACGCACTCACATGTGTCGTCGCCGTCGTCTTTCGCTggtccatcttcagagcagattAAGGTACAACCTTGGCAGGTCCACCGCCATCGACGCCATCACGACGCCAAACAACAACCTCCACCTACGCGAGCCTTGGCAGGTCCTCCGCCattgacgccaccacgacgccagccGACAACCTCCACCTACGCGAGTCCATCTCCAAGCAACAGACGTAAATCCATGCTAGGATAGGGCCGAaccaccgccgtcgcccgccacccacaagcgccacccaaccccaaggttcccaaagcggcgccttcaagaagggaacggcgccgtgagcgccgccgccgcccaacaaAGTTAGGGCTTTCACCAGGGAGACCTAGGGGAAGGTGAAGTGAGGAGATCAATCCATACCGACGCCTGCAAGGAGGGGAACGGCGCCCTCAGGCGTCGCCGTCGGCGCGACCGGTCAGGGATTTCGCCGAACTAGATCTCCGCCACCAGCAGCGCCTCCTGTACAGAACCGGCGACCAAGAGTAAGCGCGGCCCGACCAGGCTGGCCCGCACGCcgaacaggggaggaggggaggcgctAGATCGTGCGCACCGGCCGCCGCTGAAGCAGCCGCCGGCCGCCAACGACCACCGGATCCCGTCGCCCACGTGGTCGGGACACCAGATCCACCGCCCGCACGGCTGCTAGTCGGCCGTGCCTTGCCAATGGAGCCGCCGCTCCAGATCCGGGGTTCCCCACACAGAAGTAGGGCAACCgaggccccgccgccaccatccttGGCGCCCTGGGCTTGCCCGGCGGCTGCCTCAGGCGGTTGCGAGGAGGTGGGACGAGGTGGGGagggggccgcggcggcgcggctagggttcccccgccgccgccggggaAGGCGACGCGGGGGTCGCGAGAGTTGGGGGTCGCTCCAGACGTATGTCGGCATTTTGAGGGGCAGTGCTGGAGATGTCCTAACTTACATTATCAGTGTCCTCGTAACTTTTGTCTTGAGAAAAATATATTGAAACATATCAATGTGAGATCTAGTTTTGAATGTCTCGTCGCGACGGATTTAATGGCAAGATTGGATTTTAAATCAGACCGGCAGTTTAAGCAACAAAACATTTTAAATTTTTCAAATGAGAAAAATATAAGATGACATCAGTTTTTACTCTAGTGCATGCATGATGAGAGGTGTTGGTCTCTATCGCTAAAATTGAAATGTTGGCTATATATCACAGTCCTAAATTTATACTACAACTAAAATCTATCACTATATCTATTATTATCAGCAGTACATACGGCGCCCTTAATTTGACGTCCCCACGCAATTCATATCACCACGCGTTCATGAAATCGCAAGGCTGGCAAGCATTGATTGCTTGCTCGTCCCAAAAGTCAGCCATGGACCGTGCACAGGTGAGACCATTGATCTCTACTACAAAACTAAGACCAGCATATATTAGTTAATGTCTATGTCAGTTACTCTGAAGTATTAGTCAGAGACAACCGGTTCCAAGTGTTGTGTTTCATAATCAAGAACTGGAGGGTCGCATATACATCACCCCATGCTTGCTTCCCCTTcaatataataactaaaaaaaagGCATCTGATGCTTCTTATGTGTTATGAAAATAGCTGATGCCAATGGTGGCGCCATTTGCATCTTTCTATAGTCCCAGATTGGATGTGATGTTGTGGTTTATAAAACAGAGGGAGATGTGATGTGATGCGACTATGGTTTGGCTAGCTAGGTTGAGACATCCAGTAGGGCACAAAGAAAGTTTGGATCAACTGGAGAGTGCGCGGTCCGAATCCGGTCGATATTGACAGGGGATGCTCATCGGAACGATCCAGTTCGTATAGCAACTTCATTTGGACCGAGCCTAGTAGGAATCAAATCCACAAATTTCGTAAGGTATCTACACAACATCAATCACATGTTCTTCATACGATTGTCATCAATTCTTGGAGCCGCACTCACGTGGATCCACACGCATCTCTGATGCAATGTAGGAGTACTGTACACGCGTGTGTCTACCCTGTAATCACAACTTGGGACATGCACCTGTCAAGTGCCCGGTCATCACCAGCCACCCACCTATGGGCTCGTCTCTCACAATggtacagaagaaaaaaaataccaTACTCGTATTATACCCCTATTTTGTACAATTATTATCGCGTTGAATAGTACTCCGTACTAGTACTCatagaaagcaaaataaagaccaTATTTCTGCAAATCAGATCATTCGCtcgctctctccccctctctctatATATAAGCACCCCCCTGAATCGCGAGCCGCATCTCTTCTCTTCTCCCCGCGTCCATCTCTGGTTCGAATTAGAAGAAAGCTAGTAGTATTAACAGTGTAATTAGCGAGGGGGTAGAGGGGCTTAACCAGCGGCGCATGAGCCGAATGGGCAGCAACGGCGGCGGCAAGCTGGCAAGCTGGCTGTGGCACGCGCCGCGGCGGGCTCTGGGCCGCGCGCGCGACCTCTACGTGCGGAGCCTCACCAGCTGCGCGGGCCAATTCCCGTCCGACGCCTCCTTCGGCTACCCGTCCTTCGCCGCCGCGCCTGCACCGTGCAGTAGGGCCGCCGGCTACCACAGCTTCTCCGCCTCCCCCTCATCCTCCTCGCGGTCCTacgacggcgacgacgacctGCGGGAGCTCATGCGCGCCGCGTCGGAGAGACGGGCGGCCCCGGAGCGGCCGCCGGCGGTGCCCAGGAGCCGGAGCGTGGCCATGTTGAAGATCGACGAGGACGGCCCGTGCGACTTTGgtctcgccggcgccggcgtgcCGTTTGCCAGGAGCCGGAGCTGCGCCGTCTCCGCCGGCCGGGCCAGTGGGCAGAGGGGGAGGGCCGCGCATGTGCCTGTGGCTTGATCGATTGTTGCACTGGGAAGCTTGCCTCGTGTCCAGCCTTCCTCTATTTTCCCCCTTCGACTTCGAGTGCAGAAATCCGCAATCGTGCTGTAAATCTAGTTAAGAAAGCTACAAGAGTATGCCTTGTGCTGTGTTAACCCTTCTCGCACCATTCTGTTCTGTCTGGAAATTATTCTGGCGCATTCGCTTGTAGTAATCTCTTCCGCGCAGCAGTCGCATGATATGCGATGTCCCCCTTTTCTTCTCTGTCCTTATCTTCGATCATGTTTACTCTCTGCCACGGCCCATCGGTGCACGGTTGCATCTAACCCAttcaaaaaaaactatcccatcTAAGAGGTGCTAACTAAAGCTAGTTCTTCTACTATATTTATTGTCAATATAACCCTGTTATTCAAACAACACTTCGGTTGGAAAAAAATTGGATGAAAACCGTCTCCACGAATCCTCCCGTGCGTACCCGACGTGAGATTGTGCCACCTGTCCCCTATTTGCATCCCACGACATCCGCTATAGCGCTCCTTTTTTTAGCTCGTTCCGTCCAGGCGCTTCCGCTCGTCTCGATCAGTACGCTGTTACGTCGGCTCATGAAACCGAACTCGATCCCCCGTCTGGTTCGATGCCCCACGGACAGCCAAGGCCGAGCGACGCCGGCGGAGCGGGGTGGCGGCACCGGCGGAGCGGAGTGGCGGCGACGACGGGCCAGGAGGCATCGTGGACAATGTGAGAGCTTGTgatgccccgagaccgatgctctaGTTGTCTTCCATTTCTTTTAGTTGTTGTGGTGTGTTTATTGTGTTTGTTGCATTATCATAATTGTTTCGCATATTTCATTTCTATGTGTTTATGCCATGATCATGATGAATGCCATGCTATGTTTTGTTTATTGCATCATGTTCATCTTTTATTATATTGCATTGTGCCATTTCATTTTGTTGCATTGTGCCCCTTGTCATTTTGCATTATGCCATCCTTTGCCTCATGCATCATATTATAGCATTGTGTCATCCATATTGTTTCCAAGTCCATCACGTGCATTGCCCCTACATTATGTTTGTTGATTGCTCCATGTATGATCATGCATAAtcacctcctccttccttcttctttctttcATTTTGGCAAGTGACATTTTGCcctcctccataaatgttcaTTCTTTTCCTGATGCTATTGCACCATGCCTACACCCTTCCTAccaattttcagctcatttgaaGATGTTTTGGTTGGGTTCAAAAATGGTCCAAGTTTGAATTTTATTCAAACTTGTATTATTTTTCTACCTCTAAAAATGTCCGAAGCAATTTTATCAAATGGTGTATAATTCCAGGAGTCCAGGGGCACATCTATTTCCTCCTTACCCCTCTCCTTTACCACTGGGCTTTTTGCTCTTTTGTTTCTGTTTTAAGAAATGGAAAAGGAAAAGCAGCAGCTGCTCAGCGCGGCAGACCCGCAGCCCAACTCCATCCCATGGTAAAATTCCCACGCGGCCACTGTTTACCCCTTccctggacccacctgtcattctgtCATTCCCCTTACCtttttcttcctcctctcgccagcTCCCCCTCACGGTAAAACCCGCGAGCAGGGGTACATGGCCTCGGTGgcaagccacggcgctcgcaccCTTCCTTATAAACTACGCAACCTCTGCCCTAGGGTTCCCCCATCCTCTTCATTCCCTCCTCCGCCGTCGCCCGGAGGTTGGTCACTCCCCACGCGCCTGCTTCCCCCACCTCTAGGAGCCATGGCCGGTGCAGCCACGAGCTCGTCGTCGGCATAGGAGAGCCTCTGGGTCCCCGCTTCTTCGTGTAGATGCAAGAGGAGGTTGCCCCGATGTCATTTGCGCGCACAGCCGAGCCCGAGGACTTCATCCACGACGTCCCCATCTTCCTCTACTTCGTCTCCTTCACGGATCGGAGAAGTGCCAAGCTCAGCGAGCTTCCTGTCGTCTCCGTCAGCGCCTCCCCATGCCGCCTCTCCGCCGTCTCCTTTCCACTACGTTCGCGTCCACGCGCCCCGGATCAGCTACATCTTCTTCCCGGAGCGTGTCTTCATCCACTTGCTCATTTACGTCTTCGTCAGCGCGTCCTTGCCTCGACTCCATGCCTTCGCCATGTTCGACGACGCCGGCAAAACCCTCGATGAAGCCCCGATACTTCCCATATCCCTATCTATTCTCGTTTGTCCGCATAGCCATCATCCGCGCGTCGCTGGTTTCGGCTGCCATGGCCATGACCTTGAGCTCGAGTCCGTGCTCGTGCACATCGCTGTACACCTCCTCCGTTCgctctgcttcttcttcttcgatcaagGGATAGGTTCCCGGTCGGGAGCCTGGGATTAGCAGGGTGGTTGTCGTTCTTCTTTTTCGTTTgttttcatccgtagtcggatccTGCTCTTCTGTATGATTACTGCTATGTATTGATATGATGTGTTCATGTTGTAGCTTGTGGCGAGTGTAAGCCTTTATCTTGTATTCTCATATATTCAGTACATGGTatgttgtaatgatatccaccttgttATGTGCTTGAAATGCGATTGTGCCCCAATCATGAATTCATCACGTGATTGGGATAGAATCGCATCTTGGGTgctacaagttggtatcagagcctagACCAACCATAGGAGCCCCTTGATTGATCTTAGTTTGGCCGTTGTCAAGTATAGAATAAAACTATTTTGGATTCTACTTATATCGGAGattaggaattctttttactcctcatcCCCTTCGCCGCTCTGGTGAGGAATCGTGACGTAGGTTTTTTGATTCTAGTCCTctccccttcaaatttttctttagGATCACACAGGTGTTTTCGTTCGTTGTCAATGCTTTTCATCCGGTGCACTTCTCTGCAAGTTGATTCGATCCTCTTCAagatcaattctcagttcttCTCAACTGTGTCCATTCCATCCGTctcaagttgcctttgttttttcccacccgcccacccttttCTTCACGGAGCCGCAATCCTTAGTCGAGTACCCATTCTATTCAGGAGAAGCTTCTTCATTGTTTCCTTAATTGTTTCAATGGTGAATTCTCGTCTAGTTCATCATTGTTTGTCTCGCTTTCTTTTCCGATGGATTCAATTCAAGTATTTTGAtgttgatcgtattcttttcctTGGCTCAAACATTTATCCTTGCGCGTTCGCCTCTCGCTACTCAATTGCTCCGAAGTTCCGAAgatatctcaggagattcgtgttTTCTCTCAAGACTCGTTCGTTCTATTTCGAGGGTGTCACCTCATTCAAGTCTTTCAGTCGTTCCAGTGCATCATTTCTCATTCTACAACCCTTTTCAACGGTGTTTTCTctttagtgggccctaacccacaggttttTTCCCCAGGATCCTACCTGACTCTTCTATTTTTCCGGATATACACAAATTCTATCCAAGTTCGATGTCACGGTGAGTCCTCTTCAGTCGATTATCTTCTTCGGAATTTCTCGTTCGTCTCCCCATCTTTTCATTTTCATCATCCTCTTTCTCTTCCGTTTcgttcctaagatctcgggacaaGATCTTCTGTTAGTGGgggagtgttgtgacgccccgagaccgatgctccagttGCCATCCATTTATTTTTAGTTGTTGTCGTGTGTCTATTGTGTTTGTTGCATTATCATAATTGTTTCACATATTTCATTCCTATGTGTTTATgctgtaagggcatatttctccctaagtggttttggtgattgatgacaatgcatttgtggactaatcgtgtgcattgagcatttcatatatctcatgtctaggcacaagacgatttggtgcccctcggagcctatcgaagacaacgtttctctatgtttctcttcggtggatttgagtcgcaggaaagccgtactattaagaagGGGTCCGCTTCGAaaaggttagggtggaatcaacatgtacacatctgttcctttgcaccacctttccttcgcTTCTTTGGAGCACTGGCCGTTTCCCTTGTCGTTGCGAAGATGAAGGCTTCCAAGTGCTACTGTTCTGTggcttgcggtagtactgctcaagggagcagtagtaccgcagtggcccacggtagtaccgcccgctgcagcggtagtaccgcccctaGCACGCGGTAGTACCATGGCTGCTAGCCCAGAACGGTGAAATGCGCGGAAGTAGGggcggaagtaattttttacttccgcaccctacgcggtagtaccgctccgtgtGAGTTGTAGTACCGTGCTGGACTTTTGCACAGACCAAAactcagcggaagtagccacggatgtaattttattAGTCCGTGCCTTCCCAACCCAGATGGAAGCCTACCTTGCGGTAGTACTGCAAGGGCGCGTGGTAGTACCACTCTGGCGGTTCTACCGCTTGTTGCTTTACGCAACAGGGCATTGTCTGGCCCCTGCCGCACAAACGGTAGTACCGCACTGCCCAGCGGTAGTATCACATGTCATTGCAGTAGTACTGTGGGtatgtgcggtagtaccgcatgtcgCGGGCTGAACTAGTGGGTAACGGTTGGATCCTTCCTCACACTATAAaaggggggtcttcttccccaagttgaccacctcttccctccccaagctcctgtgacgcccccggcacgaccgtacactaatcatgcacgcaaatgtgtacgatcaagatcagggactcacgggaagatatcacaacacaactctagacacaaattcaaataatacaagccatgggcctcgagggctcgaatacaagctcgatacacaagagtcagcggattCAACAATAtgtgagtacagacataagttaaacaaggatgccttaagaaggcaaacagaaaagcaacaacgatcgaagaggcaaggcctcctgcctgggacctcctaactcctcctggtcgtcgacggtctccatgtagtagtatccatcggcagtggcatctggctccagggatccaccatctggttgcatcaaccggaaagaagaaggaagggggaaaggggaagcaaagcaatcgtgagtactcatccaaagtactcgcaagcatcagatctaaactaagtatgcattggtatcaaatggaagggttgtatctgtggactgaactgtagaatgccagaatagaggggaaggcctagcctatcgaagactagcatcttcaagcagctccaagcatcttgcagcatgtagaagagtaaagaatagcaatttatatttaacaaacatgttgtagcAATAATGCctagagatccttcctcgactccccgcgagaaagcaatcccggagccacatatcttaagtatccatttctagttgtagtagatcaagatataagtctgaacatccattaccgtggacacggtattcgaataaagatcttccctgcaggggtgcaccacgttttccaacacgctcgatcactctggccggacacacttttctgggtcaatgcctggcctcggaagatcaacacgtcgcaaccctacctaggctcagcagagaggtccccgccggtctacctcctaagcactccggggtctgggcccatcgcccgttgcactccgggtcgttgtgtgcagggtgcataccagcaccacccgtgtagtggatggcacgatccgaccgtgccacaatgctgaactggacatctgacaaagcttcggttgataccacgacgtcgaggccCAAATCTATTCTCGCGTGGTAGTTAGTgtgtaaaggccaaaggccaactcagaacaaatacccaaacctgttagtgcattgggggctcgcggagacgagcagagactcacgataatgtgaccccatCGCCCCATctcgaggaaatacggcaagggcAAGCCCAGCCCACTCGAGGGTTGCCTGACTTCCCGGccgtgcctcgtaaccatcttgcgggtgctctccaggcccgcccgactttcccaAAGGTCTCAAGTAATGTCAAGGTAatcgtgtgtccaaacatcaaggggaaaacccgaggaatcacccccggaggattccactcaatgtaatcatcaaggtgaacgtaagagggaccaccctcgaggttcacacttgaggtgttgaacgacagagccatatcgggaatggtgaaagaggaaatcaccctcgatgaccacgaccgaatagctacactacagaattatcatcaggagtgcgttatgagggatcaccctcggcactcgatagtagctctgcagagtcgagcaaaaAAAGTGGCGTGAtatgatgtgaggtgtcgggctctggtcgtcgatcacgtagatcgagtcgtcgatgatgaagcaggggcaacaaggacaagtgggggtcactgatggatcactaaccaacctatactaagcagtttaggagaagcaggtaggtaacaaatgcaggtacaaaagcaggctatgcatcagaataggagcaatcaaatacaatagcaaaatctaatgcaagcatgagagaatggaatgagcgatatcgggatgatcaaaggggggcttgcctggttgctcagacaagaagaaggggtcgtcgtcaTCGTAGTTGATCACAGCGGCATCAACGGCaatctcggggtctaccggagagaagaagggggagaaacagtaaatacatagcaagcaagagcataacaggacaataggcagagctagacgtgttctaacgtaGCGTTAGGCAATACtggcaaaggggggaaacatccggggaAGTTTTCCCGGTTCCGGCCGTCTGTcaaacagatgaaccggaggggaaaagttgcatgttcgctatgctaggaatgtgtggtggacgaaccaACCGCGtgttcggattcgtctcgtcgttctgagcaactttcatgtagaaaactttttcatccgagttacggattattttatattatttttcaaagttttaaacattttctgaaattattattaattcgaaattggaattatgacgtcagcacgacgtcatcatgatgtcagcagtcaacagagcgttgactggtcaaactgacgtatGGGTCCCGCTGTCATAGTCATAGTTTAATTAACAGGTATTAATTAACTAAACCAGTTAATTAGGTAAATTAAACAGAAGTAATTAAGTTAAgttattaattaaactaattaattaataatAATATTATTAATGTTATATTTTTTAAACGTTTTTTAACAGGGGCGTGGGCCCCTAATGTCAGTGGCCCAGGGGGCCTTAGCGGGGCGGGCGAAACGGGTGCGGGCGTGGGCGCCCGTGTGCTCCCGAGGCCaccaggggggcgccggccacgaCGGCtggccggagtagggcggcgcGGCGAGTGCCGCGGAGGCACGGGCGAGCAGCACGCGAGCCGCAGCAGCGCTAGGCGGCAGCGGGCAGAGCATGCGCAGGACGACCACGGGTGCGGGGAAGGGCGCCTAGCGCGCGCCGCGGGCACGGCAGTGCGACGTTGAGCGCGAGCGCGCAAGGAAGAAGGCGCGGGGTGACCACGGCGAGCAGCCGGGACCGCGGGGCGTGCACGGCGGTGACAGGGGTAAGGGAGAGACAGGAGGGGTTCTCACCCCCGTTGTAGATGAACAGGGGGCCGGCGAGGCTTGACGGAGCCGACGAGGGAGAGATGAGGAGGCGAGGCGACACAGAGCGGCTCCGGCGAGCAGCGTCCGTCGGCGAGGTCGGGGCGTGGAGGCCCTTCGGATCCAGGAACAGGGAGGAGGATGGGGccgcgaggaggacgacgacgggGCAGCGCCGGCGGCGTCGGCGAGGTGGCACCGGCATGGTGGCGCCGGGGGAAGGGCGACGGCGTCGTGGTGAAGGGGTCGGGGCCCTCTGCCCCGATCCAGAAAAGGGAGAGAGGCGTGGGGGAAGCGAGTGGGGGGAGTGGGGAACGAGGGGGAGTGCGGGGTTCATGAGCGAGGGAAGTGGGGGATCGAGCGTGGGGGTCTCCCCTGGCGGCGCTGTTGGGAGAGGGTGGGGATCGTGAGGGAGTGGGGGTTGGGCTCTAGGGTTCGG contains:
- the LOC109736019 gene encoding uncharacterized protein, with translation MSRMGSNGGGKLASWLWHAPRRALGRARDLYVRSLTSCAGQFPSDASFGYPSFAAAPAPCSRAAGYHSFSASPSSSSRSYDGDDDLRELMRAASERRAAPERPPAVPRSRSVAMLKIDEDGPCDFGLAGAGVPFARSRSCAVSAGRASGQRGRAAHVPVA